From Rhizobium sp. NZLR1, a single genomic window includes:
- a CDS encoding sialate O-acetylesterase — MRKTLAVGGAVLIAMYFLGGMSARHEIFPWPQLSALRKMVGGEKAAAPSRYSFDDKERLIGDESKSPVTCPTQTARTAVLLILGQSNAANDGGQRHRSNYGARVVNAFDKRCFIAASPLLGSTDTKGEYWTLLGNYLIASGQYDSVILAPLAYSGSEVARWATGGDLNPVLVDTMKQLQDSGYRITGVLWVQGEKDLVIGTTAEAYRDHFMSMVDTLRQHGVEAPVYISIASKCLEPSNGGFKEHIPDNAIVRAQLALSKSGHGIREGVNSDALLDGDDRYDDCHIGGTGAEKVSRAWLSLLRGDSRLESSG; from the coding sequence ATGCGTAAAACGCTAGCAGTCGGCGGGGCCGTCTTGATTGCCATGTACTTTCTCGGCGGCATGAGCGCGAGACATGAGATCTTTCCTTGGCCACAACTTTCCGCGCTGAGAAAAATGGTTGGCGGCGAGAAGGCAGCGGCCCCAAGCCGATATAGTTTCGACGACAAGGAACGACTCATCGGGGATGAATCGAAATCGCCTGTGACCTGCCCGACTCAAACTGCTCGAACGGCTGTCTTACTCATTCTTGGCCAATCGAACGCGGCCAACGACGGAGGACAACGGCACCGGTCAAATTATGGCGCTCGCGTTGTCAACGCCTTTGACAAACGGTGCTTCATCGCGGCGTCGCCACTTCTTGGATCGACCGATACCAAGGGAGAGTACTGGACGTTGCTTGGCAATTATTTGATTGCATCGGGACAGTATGACAGCGTCATCCTCGCGCCTCTCGCATATTCCGGATCTGAGGTCGCGCGCTGGGCGACCGGCGGTGACCTCAATCCTGTGCTGGTCGATACAATGAAACAGCTTCAGGATTCCGGTTATCGGATAACGGGCGTCCTCTGGGTCCAGGGAGAGAAGGACCTCGTTATCGGCACCACCGCGGAGGCCTATCGGGATCATTTCATGTCGATGGTTGACACATTGCGTCAGCACGGCGTCGAAGCACCAGTTTACATTTCGATCGCATCGAAATGCCTCGAACCGAGCAATGGCGGCTTCAAGGAGCATATTCCAGACAATGCGATCGTACGGGCGCAACTGGCCCTGTCAAAAAGCGGCCACGGTATCCGAGAAGGCGTAAATTCTGACGCATTACTCGATGGGGATGACCGCTACGACGATTGCCATATCGGAGGCACAGGCGCGGAGAAAGTGTCGCGGGCCTGGCTGAGCCTTCTGCGCGGCGATAGCCGGCTGGAAAGCTCGGGATAG
- a CDS encoding acyltransferase — translation MKAYRPEIDGLRAISVIGVILYHAEFTVAGHTLLQGGYIGVDVFFVISGFLISQILLTEIEATGRIDFLRFYARRARRILPALFAVIFATIPVAYYLLLPTELIDYANSIGSSLLFGSNIYFYFTAAQYGEPNALLKPFLHTWSLSVEEQFYIGFPVILLIVRRYLKSKFLPCVLVVAALSFVWCVITVRHDQQQAFYSPLTRAWELLAGTLLAYYEVRRGRPRPQPLLAAAGLVLVLGSLILFKKNTVHPGLLTMIPVIGTCLVLAFASRENAIGRLLASRPAALTGIVSYSLYLWHYPVFAFWRSTSLNFDNSDKFLAIAATVLVAVASFVVIEKPLRHTRRSRALWITLSSSVVTITAAVLSAITMAGFPHRLDEVYSPLAQANEAQLESTFLGLNDNIQAGKPIIFIIGDSHARNWSIALKNYIDTDRYQVVALSYLNCMVEIKNDSVKAPSRASIYDKYCIPFEKYINDKSLLSRTKAIFLTSLRPFEYSVNPFRFELLSWMKSHSADARIFVFGNYFQLDELHSCLGLMFQRKSDASICLREAAYPPANQPLAQLPFFPSDLAFTYVDIVKLHCDYDKEKCLTSSRGFRSSQTGTI, via the coding sequence TTGAAGGCTTACAGACCAGAGATCGATGGCTTGAGGGCCATCTCGGTGATAGGCGTTATTCTTTATCACGCCGAGTTCACGGTTGCCGGCCACACGCTGCTTCAGGGTGGGTACATTGGCGTCGATGTATTTTTCGTGATCAGCGGCTTCCTGATTTCGCAAATCTTGTTGACGGAAATCGAAGCAACGGGGCGTATCGATTTCCTTAGATTCTACGCTCGGCGCGCGCGAAGAATTCTGCCTGCGTTGTTCGCAGTCATTTTCGCGACAATACCCGTAGCCTATTATCTTTTATTACCAACGGAACTCATAGATTACGCGAACTCCATAGGTTCGTCGCTCCTCTTTGGATCGAATATCTATTTTTATTTCACCGCGGCTCAGTACGGGGAGCCGAACGCACTTCTCAAGCCTTTTCTGCACACCTGGTCGTTGAGCGTCGAAGAGCAGTTTTATATCGGCTTTCCGGTCATATTGCTGATCGTGCGCCGATACTTGAAATCCAAGTTTTTGCCATGCGTGCTGGTCGTGGCAGCCCTCAGCTTTGTCTGGTGTGTGATAACCGTACGGCATGATCAGCAACAGGCCTTCTACTCGCCGCTCACCCGGGCCTGGGAACTGCTAGCCGGAACACTTCTCGCCTATTACGAGGTGCGGCGTGGACGGCCTCGCCCCCAGCCGTTGCTCGCGGCGGCCGGGCTTGTCCTCGTTCTTGGTTCACTGATCCTGTTTAAAAAGAACACGGTTCATCCTGGCCTGCTCACTATGATCCCCGTCATTGGGACCTGTCTGGTGCTCGCATTCGCCAGCCGTGAGAACGCAATCGGGCGCCTGTTGGCGTCTCGGCCTGCGGCGCTCACCGGAATAGTCTCCTACTCCTTGTATTTGTGGCATTATCCGGTCTTCGCCTTCTGGCGGTCGACAAGCCTGAATTTCGACAACAGCGACAAGTTTCTCGCCATCGCTGCGACGGTCCTGGTCGCCGTCGCCAGCTTTGTCGTCATCGAAAAGCCCCTTCGCCACACCAGGAGAAGCCGCGCTCTCTGGATCACCCTCAGCTCATCCGTTGTCACCATCACGGCTGCTGTCCTGTCAGCAATCACTATGGCCGGTTTTCCTCACAGATTGGATGAAGTCTATTCACCTCTCGCGCAGGCGAACGAGGCGCAGCTCGAAAGCACTTTTCTAGGCTTGAACGACAACATTCAAGCTGGAAAGCCCATTATCTTCATCATTGGGGACTCGCACGCCAGAAACTGGTCAATCGCGCTGAAAAATTACATCGATACCGACCGATATCAAGTCGTGGCACTCAGCTATTTAAACTGCATGGTGGAGATCAAGAACGATAGTGTGAAGGCCCCCTCACGCGCCAGCATTTACGATAAATACTGCATTCCCTTTGAAAAATATATCAACGACAAATCATTGCTCAGCCGAACGAAAGCGATCTTCCTCACGAGCCTTCGGCCTTTTGAGTACTCCGTCAACCCCTTCCGGTTCGAACTTCTTTCCTGGATGAAAAGCCACTCGGCTGACGCGCGCATTTTCGTTTTCGGAAATTATTTTCAGCTCGACGAATTGCACTCGTGCCTGGGGCTGATGTTTCAGAGAAAATCCGATGCCTCCATATGCCTGCGGGAAGCGGCCTATCCGCCGGCCAACCAGCCTTTAGCGCAACTGCCATTTTTCCCATCCGATCTTGCGTTCACCTACGTCGATATCGTCAAGCTTCACTGCGATTACGACAAGGAGAAATGCCTCACGAGCAGCAGGGGGTTCCGTTCATCACAGACTGGAACCATATGA
- a CDS encoding NapC/NirT family cytochrome c, with product MAWVKRLILWAWSVLTTPAATIGLGVLTLGGFIGGVMFWGAFNTALELTNTENFCVSCHEMKDNPYEELTRTIHFSNRSGVRASCPDCHVPHDWTDKIARKMQASKEVWGKIFGTIDTRPEFLEHRLSLAQNEWARMKANDSLECRNCHSAVAMDLQKQTPRAAAIHTQYLLPGKATCIDCHKGIAHELPNMQGIDPGWKMPKELEGTQTSVGDPIDDLRRAMAEIHTQQF from the coding sequence ATCGCTTGGGTGAAGCGCCTCATTCTGTGGGCATGGTCAGTCTTGACGACGCCGGCCGCGACGATCGGATTGGGCGTCCTGACGCTCGGCGGCTTTATTGGCGGCGTCATGTTCTGGGGCGCATTCAACACCGCTCTGGAGCTGACCAACACGGAGAATTTCTGCGTGTCGTGCCACGAGATGAAAGACAATCCGTATGAGGAGCTGACCCGGACAATCCATTTTTCCAACCGCTCGGGCGTGCGCGCCAGTTGTCCGGATTGCCATGTTCCTCATGACTGGACGGACAAGATTGCTCGCAAGATGCAGGCTTCGAAGGAAGTGTGGGGCAAAATCTTCGGCACCATCGACACCCGGCCGGAGTTTCTTGAGCACCGTCTCAGCCTGGCGCAGAACGAGTGGGCCCGGATGAAGGCCAATGACAGCCTCGAATGCCGCAATTGCCATTCGGCAGTCGCAATGGACCTGCAGAAACAGACGCCGAGAGCCGCGGCGATCCACACGCAATATCTGCTTCCGGGGAAGGCGACCTGCATCGACTGCCATAAGGGCATTGCGCACGAGCTGCCCAACATGCAGGGAATTGATCCCGGCTGGAAGATGCCAAAGGAGCTTGAAGGAACGCAGACGTCGGTCGGCGACCCCATCGACGACCTCAGGCGCGCTATGGCCGAAATCCATACGCAGCAGTTCTGA
- a CDS encoding nitrate reductase cytochrome c-type subunit — translation MRGQDSPRRRLRRPEWTAIAAGLLVFVTTASIAQVVTQNVPQLQGPPDAMQSEPAAVLPRWVVDDRRQMRAYPDQPPIIPHSIEGYELSVNANRCLSCHKREFTQDSGAPMISVTHYMTRDGQMIADVSPRRYFCTACHVPQADIKPLVPSMFKDMSELGFKPAGSE, via the coding sequence ATGCGCGGTCAAGATTCTCCCCGTCGTCGGTTGAGGCGACCCGAATGGACAGCCATTGCAGCGGGTTTGCTGGTGTTCGTCACGACGGCATCAATCGCCCAGGTCGTCACCCAGAATGTCCCCCAGCTTCAGGGACCGCCTGATGCCATGCAGTCCGAGCCTGCCGCCGTCCTCCCGAGATGGGTGGTCGATGACCGCCGCCAGATGCGCGCCTATCCCGACCAGCCGCCTATTATCCCGCATTCGATCGAGGGCTATGAGCTTTCGGTCAACGCGAACCGGTGCCTCTCCTGTCACAAGCGGGAGTTCACCCAGGACTCCGGCGCTCCGATGATCAGCGTGACCCACTACATGACGCGGGACGGCCAGATGATCGCTGATGTCTCGCCCCGGCGCTATTTCTGCACGGCCTGCCATGTTCCCCAGGCTGATATCAAACCGCTGGTGCCAAGCATGTTCAAGGATATGAGCGAACTTGGTTTCAAGCCTGCGGGAAGCGAGTGA